In Candidatus Saccharimonadales bacterium, a single window of DNA contains:
- a CDS encoding winged helix-turn-helix domain-containing protein: MLDVFITSRVRRKIVVVYAKYPDFHTHVRGLAKLIKEDPGNIQRELKRLEKVGFLTSEKQGNTKIYSTNKQFPIFKELQSIVIKSQQQSGRPKRTPADL, encoded by the coding sequence ATGTTAGACGTTTTTATTACCTCAAGGGTACGACGAAAAATTGTGGTTGTGTATGCAAAATACCCAGACTTTCACACGCATGTTCGTGGTCTTGCAAAGCTCATCAAAGAAGACCCAGGTAACATTCAACGTGAATTGAAGCGTCTAGAGAAGGTCGGTTTTTTGACAAGTGAAAAACAGGGCAATACAAAGATTTATTCAACTAATAAACAGTTCCCAATTTTTAAGGAGCTACAAAGTATTGTGATCAAATCACAGCAACAATCTGGTCGCCCAAAACGTACACCTGCTGATCTTTAA
- a CDS encoding GatB/YqeY domain-containing protein: MALKQRIADDLKAALLGGDRFVTETLRGLKAAILNIEVAEGKRETGLDDVAIEQIVVREVKKRNESATIYEQNDRMESAADERKEAEILSVYLPKQLSEIEVQAIVNTTVSEMGVTDISNMGKVIGAVKQKVGNTADSATVARIVKSTLN, translated from the coding sequence ATGGCGCTCAAACAGCGCATTGCAGACGATTTAAAAGCCGCCCTTTTGGGCGGCGATCGTTTTGTGACTGAAACACTTCGTGGTTTAAAAGCTGCAATTCTTAACATTGAAGTCGCAGAAGGAAAGCGTGAAACTGGCCTTGATGACGTAGCGATTGAACAAATAGTGGTACGTGAAGTGAAAAAACGAAATGAAAGTGCGACTATCTATGAACAAAATGACCGAATGGAATCAGCTGCTGATGAACGCAAAGAGGCTGAAATTTTGTCAGTATATCTTCCCAAACAACTATCTGAAATAGAAGTTCAAGCCATTGTTAACACGACAGTTAGTGAAATGGGTGTTACGGATATCTCAAACATGGGTAAGGTGATTGGTGCTGTTAAACAAAAAGTTGGCAACACTGCAGACAGCGCAACGGTAGCCCGTATTGTAAAGTCAACGCTTAATTAA
- the recJ gene encoding single-stranded-DNA-specific exonuclease RecJ: protein MTLFDQILRARGLEGKARDSFLSPAYEAGHDPFLLPDMSKAVERLVVAHDLQEKITIYGDYDIDGLTATTVLLDAFDSFGFTQVDAFIPNRFVEGYGLTVDAVERIAATGTQLIVTVDCGSLSEKEIIRAGELGVDVIVTDHHNVAPIQPPAVAVINPKRSDHKYPFIDLPGVGVAFKLVQALQGRLAGLPIGQEKWLLDLVALGTVCDVVTLIDENRTHVYWGLKVLAQTRRPGLKALMAVAAIEPSMVTARHLGFGLGPRMNAAGRLETAQYALDMLRARNGIFALEKARQLDELNMNRRADQDKIFRSALIQAEKYTADPVLVVSAADWSHGIIGIVAAKLLEKYKKPTYVLQEMGDVTKGSARSYGDFSAADAIRAADDIVTKGGGHKLAAGVTMPTTNIDAFRRRVNEFYVSQKLFNQPALLLPKADVTISNLSEVTDSLLDQLKNLEPFGNANPEPILKIENILVVGVRKMGSDNQHVKLELKDVNGMVMQFISFNAPEHFFVQPGEFITIWFQPTLNEWQGRRSTEGRLLHLELGIAD, encoded by the coding sequence ATGACACTATTTGATCAAATATTAAGAGCACGTGGCTTAGAGGGTAAAGCACGTGACTCTTTTTTATCACCAGCATATGAAGCTGGTCACGATCCTTTTTTACTGCCAGATATGAGTAAAGCAGTTGAGAGGTTAGTGGTTGCGCATGATCTTCAAGAAAAAATTACAATTTATGGTGACTATGATATTGATGGGCTTACAGCAACAACTGTCCTTCTGGACGCATTTGATTCATTCGGATTTACGCAAGTAGATGCATTCATCCCTAATCGTTTTGTTGAAGGGTATGGTCTAACGGTAGATGCAGTGGAACGGATTGCTGCAACAGGTACACAACTTATCGTAACTGTAGATTGTGGAAGTTTGAGTGAGAAAGAAATTATAAGAGCCGGAGAACTAGGTGTTGATGTCATTGTGACAGATCATCACAATGTTGCTCCCATACAGCCACCAGCAGTAGCTGTCATAAATCCAAAGCGTTCTGACCATAAATACCCATTCATTGATCTACCTGGTGTCGGTGTGGCATTCAAACTAGTGCAAGCTTTACAAGGTCGTCTAGCGGGACTGCCCATTGGTCAGGAAAAATGGCTACTAGATCTCGTTGCACTCGGAACTGTATGTGACGTCGTGACATTAATTGATGAAAATCGTACGCACGTATACTGGGGGCTAAAGGTATTAGCCCAAACTCGACGACCAGGCCTTAAGGCTTTAATGGCAGTTGCGGCTATTGAGCCCTCTATGGTGACGGCACGTCATCTCGGGTTCGGCCTTGGACCAAGAATGAACGCCGCAGGCCGTCTGGAAACAGCGCAATATGCATTGGATATGTTGCGTGCTCGAAACGGAATATTTGCACTTGAAAAGGCAAGGCAGCTAGACGAATTAAACATGAACCGTCGTGCAGATCAGGATAAAATTTTCAGATCAGCATTGATACAGGCCGAAAAGTATACTGCAGATCCAGTACTTGTCGTTAGTGCGGCGGATTGGAGCCATGGAATTATAGGTATTGTTGCCGCAAAGTTGCTTGAAAAGTACAAAAAACCAACATACGTTTTGCAGGAAATGGGCGATGTCACAAAAGGTTCAGCACGTAGTTATGGTGATTTTAGTGCGGCCGACGCAATACGGGCAGCAGACGATATAGTTACAAAAGGCGGTGGTCATAAATTAGCTGCTGGTGTGACCATGCCAACGACAAATATTGATGCATTCCGCCGTCGTGTTAATGAATTTTATGTTTCACAAAAATTATTTAATCAACCAGCGCTCTTACTCCCGAAGGCTGATGTGACAATTAGTAATTTATCAGAAGTAACAGACTCGCTGCTGGACCAATTAAAGAATCTTGAACCGTTCGGTAATGCTAATCCTGAACCAATTTTAAAAATCGAAAACATTCTTGTTGTAGGTGTAAGAAAGATGGGCTCTGATAATCAGCATGTGAAGCTAGAACTCAAAGACGTGAATGGTATGGTTATGCAGTTTATATCATTCAACGCACCAGAACATTTTTTCGTTCAGCCTGGTGAATTTATAACAATTTGGTTTCAGCCAACGTTGAACGAATGGCAAGGCAGACGAAGTACGGAGGGGCGATTGTTACACCTAGAATTGGGTATTGCTGATTAA
- the def gene encoding peptide deformylase: MKKEDIITLPSPHLRQKSLKIHVIDDVTLKLVDDMTSAALDWEASRPHEISAALAAVQIDRLDRVVIVRSDFDDKSLPEFTALINPVVVKYEGSVVDDYEGCLSVSHVYGKVPRYTKIRVKAVDLEGNEVRFKAEGFLARVIQHEIDHINGIVFIDHIRDKTEAFYTLDEEGELQPLDYDEHIKNSPILW; the protein is encoded by the coding sequence ATGAAAAAAGAAGACATCATAACACTGCCTAGTCCGCATCTTCGGCAAAAATCACTAAAAATTCATGTTATCGATGATGTAACTTTAAAACTTGTCGACGACATGACGTCCGCTGCGCTAGATTGGGAAGCTTCGCGACCACATGAAATCAGTGCAGCTCTTGCTGCTGTTCAAATTGACAGACTTGATCGAGTTGTTATTGTACGCAGTGATTTTGATGACAAAAGCCTGCCAGAATTTACAGCACTCATTAATCCTGTCGTCGTAAAATATGAAGGAAGTGTAGTTGATGACTATGAAGGTTGCCTTAGTGTAAGCCATGTATATGGTAAAGTCCCCCGCTATACAAAAATTCGTGTGAAAGCGGTTGATCTTGAAGGCAATGAAGTTCGTTTTAAAGCCGAAGGCTTTCTAGCGCGAGTTATTCAACATGAAATTGATCACATCAATGGCATTGTTTTCATAGATCATATACGCGATAAGACTGAAGCATTCTACACACTCGATGAGGAAGGCGAGCTACAACCACTCGATTATGATGAACACATCAAAAACTCTCCTATTCTTTGGTAA
- the priA gene encoding primosomal protein N', which yields MFYFEVAPNQIIRSNTDVFTYASIAQLAIGTIVVIEVGKKQLVGIVMKEVTKPTYDTKQISSTIEPVALPSALVQLAHWLSTYYKTPLATVLQTILPRGIQKARRPQHTSLHSSSRDRTKIVFTLDQQQALDIIDNMTPGSAILHGVTGSGKTHVYIELVKRSISRGESAIILVPEIALTSQLVDEFSHHFEDILLTHSRQTEAQRHLTWKNALESTIPRVVIGPRSALFLPLQKIGVIIIDEAHEPAFKQEQAPRYSALRAASILAGAHRAKLILGSATPLVTDYYTAPLHGRPIIEMPTPARQDTLKPIVHLIDMTKHTNFKQHRFLSDVLLMKLSETFASGKQALVFHNRRGSASTTLCENCGWSAMCQRCFVPLTLHADKHHLRCHICGLIEKVPTSCPVCQHTDIVHKGIGTKLIESELRKIYPDKIILRFDGDSESGESIDQKYEQLYNGKIDLIIGTQVVAKGLDLPHLRTVGVIQADAGLSMPDYTSSERTFQLLAQVVGRVGRSHHKTDVVVQSYQPTHPAVVDGLTQNYTDFYTKTLVERKKGNFPPFCYLLRLTCIYKTEKAAVNQAQVLAAQLRQKLPNGVEVLGPVPSFYERQHNTYRWQLTLKSAKRQLLIEALDHVPSTHWQTELDPISLL from the coding sequence ATGTTCTATTTTGAGGTTGCTCCAAATCAAATTATTCGCTCAAACACGGATGTCTTCACTTATGCATCCATTGCCCAGCTAGCCATTGGTACAATTGTCGTAATCGAGGTCGGTAAAAAGCAATTAGTAGGTATCGTTATGAAGGAAGTGACAAAGCCCACTTACGATACTAAGCAAATATCTTCAACAATCGAGCCTGTCGCACTGCCTAGTGCTCTCGTCCAACTTGCACATTGGCTAAGCACCTACTATAAAACTCCGCTCGCTACTGTGCTACAAACAATACTACCAAGAGGTATTCAAAAGGCCCGAAGACCCCAACATACATCTTTACATAGCTCTTCACGTGACCGAACAAAAATTGTGTTCACTCTAGATCAACAACAAGCGTTAGATATTATTGATAATATGACCCCAGGATCTGCGATCCTGCATGGAGTAACTGGCTCTGGTAAGACACATGTCTATATCGAGCTCGTAAAGCGTTCAATATCGAGAGGTGAATCTGCGATTATTCTTGTCCCGGAAATTGCACTTACCTCGCAACTTGTAGATGAATTTTCACATCATTTTGAAGATATCTTACTGACACATTCAAGACAAACAGAAGCACAGAGACATTTGACATGGAAGAACGCTCTCGAAAGTACGATACCTCGCGTTGTAATTGGTCCACGATCAGCATTATTTCTTCCACTACAAAAAATAGGTGTCATCATTATCGATGAGGCACATGAACCAGCTTTTAAACAGGAACAAGCACCAAGATATTCAGCCCTTCGTGCGGCGAGTATCCTCGCAGGAGCGCATCGTGCAAAGTTGATTCTTGGTAGTGCAACTCCACTTGTAACTGATTATTATACGGCTCCGTTACATGGCAGGCCGATAATCGAGATGCCTACCCCAGCCCGTCAAGATACGTTAAAGCCAATCGTACATCTGATTGATATGACCAAGCATACAAATTTTAAACAGCATAGGTTCTTATCCGACGTGCTACTGATGAAATTAAGCGAAACTTTCGCGAGTGGCAAGCAAGCACTTGTATTCCATAATCGTCGCGGTAGCGCATCAACTACACTTTGTGAAAATTGCGGATGGTCAGCGATGTGTCAACGATGCTTTGTTCCACTGACGCTTCATGCTGACAAGCATCATCTTCGTTGTCATATTTGTGGACTTATCGAGAAAGTACCGACGAGCTGTCCAGTATGTCAGCACACTGACATTGTGCATAAAGGTATCGGAACAAAACTGATTGAATCTGAACTACGTAAAATATATCCTGATAAAATCATTCTCCGTTTTGATGGTGATAGTGAATCGGGTGAATCAATTGATCAAAAATATGAACAACTCTACAATGGAAAAATAGATCTTATAATTGGTACACAGGTAGTAGCTAAGGGCCTCGATCTGCCCCACCTACGAACAGTCGGTGTTATTCAAGCCGATGCAGGCTTGTCGATGCCAGACTACACTTCAAGTGAAAGGACATTTCAATTACTAGCACAAGTTGTCGGACGAGTTGGGCGTTCACATCACAAAACCGATGTTGTCGTGCAAAGCTACCAACCCACCCATCCGGCTGTCGTTGACGGCTTAACTCAAAACTACACGGATTTTTACACAAAGACGCTTGTTGAACGCAAGAAAGGTAACTTCCCTCCTTTTTGCTATCTTCTTCGATTGACATGTATCTATAAAACAGAAAAGGCGGCTGTTAATCAAGCTCAAGTACTCGCGGCTCAGCTGCGTCAAAAACTACCTAATGGTGTTGAAGTTCTTGGACCTGTACCATCATTCTACGAACGCCAGCATAATACATATCGTTGGCAATTAACGCTAAAATCGGCAAAACGCCAGCTTCTTATCGAAGCACTTGATCATGTACCATCTACTCATTGGCAGACTGAGCTTGACCCCATTAGTTTGCTGTAG
- a CDS encoding nucleoside monophosphate kinase — protein MIVFFGPAGAGKSVQGQMLAARHGWRWLSAGQLLRDTHDLELIKEMQTGALVSPQKVNLLMGDALSRAKSIERVILDGFPRELSQAKWLVKSQPEHQRSVGLVIVLEVPRSELLKRLEVRGRIDDTPEAIDERLRIYRQEMYPILSFLTEQGINIAHIDGTGTVGQVHDRIMEELVACSLV, from the coding sequence ATGATCGTATTTTTTGGCCCAGCTGGAGCGGGAAAAAGTGTCCAAGGACAGATGCTAGCTGCACGCCATGGATGGCGTTGGTTAAGTGCGGGACAATTATTACGTGACACACATGATTTAGAATTAATCAAAGAGATGCAGACGGGTGCTTTAGTGAGCCCCCAAAAAGTTAACTTACTTATGGGCGACGCGCTGTCTCGTGCAAAAAGTATTGAGCGAGTTATTCTCGATGGTTTCCCCCGAGAACTCTCACAAGCTAAGTGGCTAGTTAAATCTCAGCCTGAACATCAGCGATCCGTTGGATTAGTTATAGTTCTTGAGGTGCCACGTTCAGAACTATTAAAGCGACTTGAAGTGCGTGGTCGTATCGATGACACGCCGGAAGCAATTGACGAGAGACTTCGAATTTATCGCCAAGAGATGTACCCCATCCTTAGTTTTTTAACAGAACAAGGCATAAATATTGCACATATTGACGGTACAGGAACAGTGGGTCAAGTACACGATCGTATTATGGAAGAGCTTGTGGCATGCAGCCTCGTATAA
- a CDS encoding DUF5663 domain-containing protein → MFQLDDAFLQDIGMADLPDDQKEAFLQHIYATLEERVGVKLSDGLSDEQLEEFEKIIDKDDATVGAWLSTHVPAYQTDEIFIRMQEVTKLPANDPGLIAEFASTKWLELNRPDYRVVVAAVLDELKKEIIGNTDKLLDSNQAA, encoded by the coding sequence ATGTTTCAACTAGATGATGCATTTCTCCAAGATATCGGCATGGCTGATCTACCAGATGACCAAAAGGAAGCGTTCTTACAGCACATTTATGCAACTTTAGAAGAACGTGTTGGTGTAAAGCTATCTGACGGACTCAGCGATGAGCAACTTGAAGAGTTTGAGAAGATTATCGATAAAGACGATGCCACAGTTGGTGCATGGTTATCAACACATGTTCCGGCATATCAAACGGACGAAATCTTTATCCGAATGCAGGAAGTTACAAAATTACCAGCTAATGACCCAGGTTTAATTGCAGAATTTGCCTCGACAAAATGGCTTGAACTTAATCGACCTGATTACCGAGTTGTTGTTGCTGCTGTTCTCGATGAACTCAAGAAAGAGATTATCGGTAATACAGATAAATTACTTGACTCTAATCAAGCAGCATAA
- the ftsA gene encoding cell division protein FtsA gives MQEISKYAVGIDIGTTTVRCVVGHIDATSGTPTIVGVGQAPNSGMRKGVVANLTGPARAIDDALGEAERMSGYQVDGATISINGAHIMSTKADGMIAVGTADHEINHSDLDRIEEVATLGKVPANREILEVVPHSYRLDGQDNIKDPLNMTGTRLEISANVVSGLGPHVSNLQKTTDMAKVLSHAIIPAGMAAAKAVLTEQQIENGVALLDIGGATTSVVVFEEGDLQYVSVIPVGGTNITNDLAIGLKTDPEIAEKVKLSHAQLSGRVDHAKIQVKHEKETFSFDPADVDEIVEARLDEIFDAINKELKKAGRAGRLPSGVVLTGGTAQLKGIAEFAKEKLGVAARIGKATGYAGVADHIEEPQFATAIGLMLADAQGGNEAEPRAKGANSKAAIKNASGFITKFIARFKA, from the coding sequence ATGCAAGAAATATCTAAGTACGCTGTCGGTATTGATATTGGTACGACGACAGTACGCTGCGTAGTTGGTCACATAGATGCCACAAGCGGAACACCAACAATTGTTGGTGTCGGTCAAGCGCCAAATAGTGGTATGCGTAAAGGCGTCGTGGCTAATTTAACCGGACCAGCTAGGGCAATTGATGATGCACTCGGTGAAGCTGAGCGTATGAGCGGTTATCAGGTAGATGGTGCAACTATCAGCATCAACGGTGCACATATTATGAGTACAAAAGCTGACGGTATGATCGCAGTGGGTACGGCTGATCATGAGATAAATCATAGTGATCTCGATCGCATTGAAGAGGTTGCAACGTTAGGAAAAGTACCAGCAAACCGAGAGATTCTTGAAGTAGTTCCGCATAGCTACCGACTTGATGGTCAGGACAATATTAAAGATCCCTTGAACATGACCGGTACTCGTCTCGAAATTAGTGCAAACGTAGTGTCTGGATTAGGCCCACACGTTTCAAATCTTCAAAAAACCACAGATATGGCAAAGGTGCTATCACATGCAATTATACCTGCAGGTATGGCAGCCGCTAAAGCTGTCCTTACAGAGCAACAAATTGAAAATGGCGTTGCCTTACTTGATATTGGCGGTGCGACAACAAGTGTCGTAGTTTTCGAAGAAGGAGATCTCCAGTACGTCTCAGTTATTCCTGTCGGGGGTACGAACATCACGAATGACCTCGCCATTGGCTTAAAAACTGACCCAGAAATTGCTGAAAAAGTGAAATTATCACATGCACAGTTAAGTGGTCGAGTTGATCATGCCAAGATTCAAGTTAAGCACGAGAAAGAGACTTTCAGTTTCGACCCTGCTGATGTTGATGAAATAGTTGAGGCTCGTTTAGATGAAATATTTGATGCCATAAACAAAGAACTAAAAAAAGCTGGTCGCGCTGGACGACTTCCTAGTGGTGTTGTGCTGACAGGTGGGACTGCACAACTTAAGGGTATAGCTGAATTTGCCAAAGAAAAACTAGGGGTTGCAGCACGTATTGGTAAAGCAACGGGTTACGCCGGGGTTGCTGACCATATTGAGGAGCCACAGTTTGCAACTGCAATCGGCCTAATGCTTGCTGATGCGCAAGGTGGCAATGAAGCAGAGCCACGCGCTAAAGGTGCGAACAGTAAAGCTGCAATAAAAAATGCGAGTGGCTTTATCACCAAGTTTATTGCTCGGTTTAAGGCGTAA
- a CDS encoding methionyl-tRNA formyltransferase yields MMNTSKTLLFFGNERLVSGLKTTNVPILKGLIDHGYDIKAVISHHSDGNSRNNRKLEVAEVAAAHNIPVLLPDRPTDIADQIASYGAHAAILVAYGRIIPQSIIDLFPLGIINIHPSLLPQYRGPTPIESAIINGDSKTGVSIMQLSAGMDSGPVYGQTEVLLTGHETKFELYNTIAFKSATLLFSLLPHILDESLVPTPQKNTNASYSQLLQKSDGQLDPSLLTAVQADRHVRAYLGFPKSKINLLGQDCIITKSHVEHSKKTPLDIVCQDGAFLSIDELVAPSGRTMSAIAFLNGYAA; encoded by the coding sequence ATGATGAACACATCAAAAACTCTCCTATTCTTTGGTAATGAGCGCCTGGTTAGTGGCCTGAAGACAACAAACGTACCTATACTAAAAGGCCTCATTGATCATGGGTACGATATCAAGGCGGTGATTTCTCATCATAGCGATGGAAACTCTCGTAACAACCGAAAATTGGAGGTTGCGGAAGTCGCTGCCGCTCATAACATTCCTGTCCTGCTTCCAGACCGTCCAACTGATATAGCTGATCAAATCGCAAGCTACGGTGCCCATGCTGCCATTCTTGTGGCATATGGGCGTATTATTCCACAAAGTATCATTGATCTTTTTCCACTTGGTATCATTAATATTCACCCCTCTCTTCTTCCCCAGTATCGTGGCCCAACACCAATTGAATCAGCTATTATAAACGGTGATTCAAAAACGGGTGTTTCTATTATGCAGCTCTCGGCTGGAATGGACTCAGGTCCGGTATATGGACAAACCGAAGTACTACTTACTGGTCATGAAACAAAATTTGAACTCTACAATACAATTGCTTTCAAAAGTGCCACTCTGTTATTTTCACTCCTTCCTCATATTCTCGATGAGTCATTGGTACCAACCCCCCAAAAAAATACGAATGCGTCATACAGCCAATTACTTCAAAAATCCGATGGCCAGCTAGACCCGAGCTTACTGACTGCAGTGCAGGCCGACCGTCACGTGAGAGCATATCTCGGATTTCCGAAATCGAAGATAAACCTTCTTGGACAAGACTGTATTATTACAAAAAGCCATGTCGAACACAGTAAAAAAACACCGCTCGACATTGTATGTCAGGACGGTGCTTTTCTATCAATTGATGAACTTGTCGCTCCTAGCGGTCGCACAATGAGTGCAATAGCATTCTTGAACGGTTATGCTGCTTGA
- the map gene encoding type I methionyl aminopeptidase has translation MQPRIKSESQIQAMRDGGKIIATIYQDLVSIVHAGMTEKSINKWVEGEITRHGAIATYKTSEVNFPAVICISTNDQIVHSVPSDYILEKGDIVSFDLVLTYKNMKTDAAFTLIVDEKPSGVKKHLVNITERSLYAGIDAIKGRGTRTGDISAAVEKVLREGKLGIIRDLVGHGVGFEMHMPPEVPNYGKKGTGTLLQPGDTIAIEPMATLGGEKIITDQQDGWTIRTRDGSLAAHFEHTVLITETGAEILTKL, from the coding sequence ATGCAGCCTCGTATAAAATCAGAATCTCAAATTCAAGCAATGCGCGATGGCGGTAAAATTATTGCTACAATATACCAAGATTTAGTATCAATTGTTCATGCGGGAATGACAGAAAAAAGTATTAATAAATGGGTAGAAGGTGAGATCACTCGTCACGGTGCAATAGCAACCTATAAGACAAGCGAAGTAAACTTTCCGGCTGTTATATGCATTTCTACTAATGATCAGATTGTTCATAGTGTACCCAGTGATTATATTTTAGAAAAAGGTGACATTGTAAGCTTTGATTTAGTTCTTACTTACAAAAATATGAAAACAGATGCTGCCTTTACTCTGATTGTAGATGAGAAGCCAAGTGGCGTTAAGAAGCATTTAGTGAACATAACAGAACGAAGCCTTTACGCCGGTATTGATGCTATTAAAGGGAGAGGCACAAGAACCGGTGACATCTCTGCTGCAGTTGAGAAGGTTCTCCGTGAGGGTAAACTGGGTATTATCCGTGACTTAGTTGGCCATGGTGTTGGATTTGAAATGCATATGCCACCCGAAGTGCCAAATTACGGTAAAAAGGGAACCGGAACTCTTTTGCAGCCTGGGGATACTATCGCAATTGAACCTATGGCCACACTTGGTGGTGAGAAAATCATTACTGATCAACAAGACGGTTGGACAATTCGCACACGAGACGGTAGTTTAGCTGCTCATTTTGAGCACACAGTTCTTATTACCGAAACGGGCGCTGAAATTTTAACCAAACTCTAA
- a CDS encoding phosphoribosyltransferase family protein has product MYFENRAEAGGLLSEQLVEKYRYENCVVVALGDGGVLVGEQIAISLHCLLTLLIIEDIEVPGESTSFGGVSQTGEFTYNDAFSSGEIDEYTSEFHGYLEEKKREAFQKINRLIGDGGVIDYEMLRDHVVILVSDGLDNGASIDVAMDFLKPLRLQRLIIATPLASVPAVDKLHMVADELHILDVKENFMGVDHYYTNNDIPSHEDTIAKINEIVLNWH; this is encoded by the coding sequence ATGTATTTTGAGAATCGTGCCGAGGCTGGAGGATTACTCTCCGAACAACTTGTTGAGAAGTATCGCTATGAAAACTGTGTTGTTGTAGCCCTTGGTGACGGGGGTGTCTTGGTCGGTGAGCAGATAGCGATCTCACTTCATTGCCTTCTTACGTTACTTATTATTGAAGATATTGAGGTGCCAGGAGAAAGCACAAGTTTTGGTGGTGTTTCGCAAACAGGGGAGTTCACTTACAATGATGCATTTTCATCAGGCGAAATAGACGAATATACAAGCGAATTTCATGGTTATTTAGAAGAAAAAAAGCGTGAGGCATTTCAAAAAATTAATCGTTTGATTGGTGATGGCGGAGTGATAGATTACGAGATGTTGAGAGATCACGTCGTTATTTTGGTTTCTGACGGGCTTGATAACGGTGCGTCAATTGATGTTGCGATGGATTTTTTAAAACCACTACGTTTACAGCGATTAATAATAGCCACGCCGCTTGCAAGTGTGCCCGCTGTTGATAAATTGCATATGGTTGCAGACGAGTTGCACATTCTTGACGTGAAAGAAAACTTCATGGGAGTTGATCACTACTATACCAATAATGACATACCTTCACATGAAGATACGATTGCAAAAATTAATGAGATTGTACTTAACTGGCATTAA